In Candidatus Binatia bacterium, one DNA window encodes the following:
- the pknB gene encoding Stk1 family PASTA domain-containing Ser/Thr kinase, giving the protein MIEERTFNNRYRLDRKLGEGGMATVYCGTDVLLRRRVAIKVLREQYAADEEFVRRFYQEAESAARLSHPNIVNTFDVGRQDSTYFIVMELVDGPSLAEIIAADGRLPEPVAIDYATQIASGLAYAHRQGLLHRDIKPANILVTKDDVVKLSDFGIARAVSQQTMALTKPGLVMGSVYYISPEQAQEHEIHETADLYSLGIVLYQMLTGALPYTGESPVTVALKHIGDPVPTIDAAATGVSPALASIVNRLLQKKPEHRFQSASDLATALREARERPTVAGYRISDDAPHPPQRGAQRLPPRRSPMPDRAAVAGEEWESPRRRGWAIPALIVALIAATGIGYFLFGRPLGNATLVADYTGMTMAQAQQAVVNAGLRTRFTKSASETVPPDRVIRQEPAAGTKVDKNQVIELVISNGKPLRGLNDVRGYSVNDAQRTLQQEGFAVNIVRRHDNTVADNVVDQQPKPGTGVAEGSRVTLIVSSGPQPIVVPNFVSLTVDAARALASRLGITLDTTQTIPGMPPDTIASQSVPQGSKVDRDSIVRLVVNNGMPNGWVGSPAANGPVAQLPSVVGDDYATARQALTQSGFEIAVRFAQQSTNNGTIVAQAPSAGPQASGSTVTITLSVSGEVPDTVGESQFDAMKALQSYGYSVSHTEYTTTVGQGGRVIGTEPPAGTSLAPGSSVTLTVNGTPPPP; this is encoded by the coding sequence TTGATCGAGGAGCGCACCTTCAACAACAGGTACCGGCTCGACCGCAAGCTCGGCGAAGGCGGGATGGCGACCGTGTATTGCGGCACCGACGTTCTCCTGCGCCGGCGCGTCGCCATCAAGGTGCTGCGCGAGCAGTACGCCGCCGACGAAGAGTTCGTGCGGCGCTTCTATCAAGAGGCGGAGTCGGCCGCGCGGCTCTCCCACCCCAACATCGTCAACACCTTTGACGTCGGCCGCCAGGACTCGACGTACTTCATCGTCATGGAGCTCGTCGACGGCCCGTCGCTGGCCGAGATCATCGCCGCAGACGGCCGCCTGCCCGAGCCGGTGGCCATCGACTACGCGACGCAGATCGCGAGCGGCCTCGCCTACGCCCACCGCCAGGGCCTCTTGCATCGCGACATTAAGCCGGCGAACATTCTCGTGACCAAGGACGACGTCGTGAAACTCTCCGACTTCGGGATCGCGCGCGCCGTCTCGCAGCAGACGATGGCGCTCACGAAGCCGGGGCTCGTGATGGGCAGCGTCTACTACATCTCCCCGGAGCAGGCGCAGGAGCACGAGATCCACGAGACCGCCGATCTCTACAGCCTGGGCATCGTGCTCTATCAAATGCTCACTGGAGCGCTGCCGTACACCGGGGAATCGCCGGTCACCGTCGCGCTCAAGCACATCGGCGATCCGGTTCCGACGATCGACGCGGCGGCAACGGGCGTCAGCCCGGCACTCGCCTCGATCGTGAACCGCCTGCTGCAGAAGAAGCCCGAGCATCGGTTTCAATCTGCCAGCGATCTCGCGACCGCTCTGCGAGAGGCGCGCGAGCGTCCTACGGTCGCCGGTTATCGCATCTCCGACGACGCTCCACACCCGCCGCAGCGCGGCGCCCAGCGACTGCCCCCGCGGCGCTCACCGATGCCGGATCGCGCGGCCGTGGCCGGCGAGGAGTGGGAGTCTCCACGTCGCCGCGGCTGGGCCATTCCGGCGCTGATCGTCGCGTTGATCGCGGCGACCGGCATCGGTTACTTCCTGTTCGGCAGGCCGCTCGGCAACGCGACGCTCGTGGCGGATTACACCGGCATGACGATGGCACAGGCGCAACAGGCCGTCGTCAACGCCGGGCTGCGAACGCGCTTCACCAAGAGCGCTAGCGAGACGGTGCCACCGGACCGCGTGATCCGCCAAGAGCCGGCGGCGGGCACGAAGGTCGACAAGAATCAGGTCATCGAGCTCGTCATCAGTAACGGAAAGCCCTTGCGCGGATTGAATGACGTGCGCGGTTACAGCGTCAACGACGCGCAGCGCACGCTGCAGCAAGAGGGCTTCGCCGTAAACATCGTGCGCCGTCACGACAACACGGTCGCGGACAACGTCGTCGATCAGCAGCCCAAGCCCGGCACTGGGGTCGCGGAGGGCAGCCGCGTCACGCTGATCGTTTCGAGCGGCCCGCAGCCGATCGTCGTGCCCAACTTCGTGAGCCTAACCGTCGACGCGGCCCGCGCGCTGGCGAGCCGTCTGGGGATCACCCTGGACACGACACAGACGATCCCGGGCATGCCGCCCGACACGATCGCGTCGCAGAGCGTGCCGCAGGGCAGCAAGGTCGACCGCGACAGCATCGTGCGACTCGTGGTCAACAACGGCATGCCGAACGGATGGGTCGGGTCGCCGGCCGCGAATGGGCCGGTCGCGCAGCTGCCCAGCGTGGTCGGCGACGATTATGCGACGGCGCGGCAGGCACTCACGCAATCCGGCTTCGAGATCGCCGTTCGGTTCGCTCAGCAGAGTACGAACAACGGGACGATCGTCGCGCAAGCGCCGTCCGCCGGACCGCAGGCATCGGGTTCCACGGTAACGATCACACTCTCCGTGTCGGGAGAGGTGCCCGACACCGTGGGTGAGTCTCAGTTCGATGCCATGAAGGCGCTGCAGTCGTACGGCTACTCGGTATCGCACACCGAGTACACGACAACCGTCGGTCAAGGTGGGAGGGTCATTGGCACGGAGCCGCCTGCGGGAACGAGCCTGGCGCCCGGATCGTCGGTCACGCTAACCGTTAACGGCACGCCGCCGCCGCCGTAG
- the ruvC gene encoding crossover junction endodeoxyribonuclease RuvC produces MSPAAVRVLGIDPALRTTGYGVIERRNGRVALVEAGVVVPRAAATLEQRLSELHAGIAEVIAQTSPTLVVIEELYTSYKNPRAALLMGHARGVLCLASAQAGVAVHTLGHAHVKRALVGSGSARKEQVNAMVTRLLGLQRPPKPHDVSDALALALAFLNVVERRAVHVR; encoded by the coding sequence ATGTCGCCTGCAGCGGTGCGCGTTCTCGGGATCGACCCTGCGCTGCGCACGACGGGATACGGCGTGATCGAACGCCGCAACGGCCGCGTCGCCTTGGTCGAGGCCGGCGTCGTCGTTCCGCGCGCTGCCGCGACGCTCGAGCAGCGGCTCAGCGAGCTTCACGCGGGCATTGCCGAAGTCATCGCGCAGACGTCGCCGACGCTCGTCGTCATCGAGGAGCTGTACACGTCCTATAAGAACCCGCGCGCAGCTCTCCTGATGGGTCACGCGCGCGGCGTGCTCTGCCTCGCGAGTGCGCAGGCGGGCGTCGCGGTTCACACCCTCGGCCACGCCCACGTCAAGCGCGCACTCGTCGGCTCGGGCAGCGCGCGCAAGGAGCAGGTGAACGCGATGGTCACGCGCCTGCTCGGCCTGCAGCGGCCGCCCAAACCGCACGATGTGTCCGACGCGCTCGCGTTGGCGCTGGCGTTTCTCAACGTGGTCGAGCGCCGCGCCGTGCATGTTCGCTAG
- the ruvA gene encoding Holliday junction branch migration protein RuvA: MFARISGSLVERTAESAIVEAGGLGYEIVLPPCIAEKLPPAPGAHVALEIYAVVNLDGNTGRFTYYGFTNSIEREFFEALITVASIGPRSAARAFSAPMSTIAAAIDRGDYGFLKSLPGIGQQKARDIVAKLQGKVAKFLLIQDAPAARPSAIPDFADEALAVLLQLGYKRGEAEAMIRETLEANSAIDDAERLLAEIYRRRAPKEPV; this comes from the coding sequence ATGTTCGCTAGGATCAGCGGCTCGCTGGTCGAGCGCACCGCCGAGTCCGCGATCGTCGAGGCGGGCGGGCTCGGATACGAGATCGTTCTCCCGCCGTGCATCGCGGAGAAGCTCCCGCCGGCGCCGGGCGCGCACGTCGCGCTGGAGATCTACGCGGTCGTCAACCTCGACGGCAACACTGGCCGCTTTACCTACTACGGGTTCACGAATTCGATCGAGCGCGAGTTCTTCGAGGCGCTGATTACCGTCGCATCTATCGGTCCGCGTTCGGCGGCGCGCGCGTTCTCCGCGCCGATGTCGACGATCGCCGCAGCGATCGATCGTGGCGACTACGGATTTCTCAAGAGTCTCCCGGGCATCGGACAACAAAAGGCGCGCGACATCGTCGCGAAACTCCAGGGAAAGGTCGCAAAGTTTCTGCTCATCCAAGACGCGCCCGCCGCGCGACCGAGCGCAATTCCGGACTTCGCCGACGAGGCGCTCGCGGTGCTCCTCCAGCTGGGTTACAAGCGCGGCGAAGCGGAGGCGATGATCCGCGAGACGCTCGAGGCCAACTCGGCGATCGACGACGCCGAACGGCTTCTCGCGGAGATATACCGGCGCAGAGCGCCGAAGGAGCCGGTATGA
- the ruvB gene encoding Holliday junction branch migration DNA helicase RuvB: MSEPKARKRLLGPADAGSEQRIVDPHDVMEDELYGASLRPRSFEEYVGQERIIENLRISIDAAKKRGEPLEHVLFYGPPGLGKTTLAGLIARELGANFRPTSGPTLEKPKDLVGILTSLEDGDVFFVDEIHRLGRVVEEFLYPAMEEFQIDFVVDRGAYAKTLKLPLKRFTLVGATTRAGMLTAPLRERFGIVQHLDYYPAGELERIVRRSANVLGVPIDAEAAHTIAARSRGTPRVANRLLRRVRDFAEVRSDGRITEPIAAEALRREGVDELGLDRLDRAFLRTIVEQYRGGPAGIAAIAATLTEDAETLEDVVEPYLLKEGFVTRTASGRRATTAAYRHLGIAAGAGAQDRLL, translated from the coding sequence ATGAGCGAGCCCAAGGCGCGCAAACGCCTACTGGGACCCGCAGATGCGGGGAGTGAGCAACGCATCGTCGATCCGCACGACGTCATGGAGGACGAGCTCTACGGCGCGAGCCTGCGCCCGCGCTCGTTTGAAGAGTACGTCGGTCAGGAACGCATCATCGAAAATTTGCGGATCTCGATCGATGCCGCAAAGAAGCGGGGCGAGCCCCTCGAGCACGTTCTCTTCTATGGGCCTCCGGGACTTGGCAAGACGACGCTCGCGGGCCTCATCGCGCGCGAGCTCGGAGCGAACTTTCGCCCGACCAGCGGCCCGACGCTGGAGAAGCCGAAGGACCTCGTCGGTATCCTGACCTCGCTGGAAGATGGCGACGTTTTCTTCGTCGACGAGATTCACCGGCTCGGACGGGTCGTCGAAGAGTTCCTCTACCCGGCGATGGAGGAATTCCAGATCGACTTCGTCGTCGATCGAGGCGCCTACGCGAAGACGCTGAAGCTTCCGCTGAAGCGGTTCACACTCGTCGGCGCGACGACGCGTGCGGGCATGCTGACGGCTCCGCTGCGCGAGCGCTTCGGCATCGTGCAGCACTTGGACTATTACCCAGCGGGGGAGCTGGAACGCATCGTTCGGCGATCGGCGAACGTGCTGGGCGTGCCGATCGACGCCGAAGCGGCCCACACGATCGCCGCGCGCAGCCGCGGAACGCCGCGCGTCGCCAACCGCCTCCTGCGGCGTGTCCGCGATTTCGCGGAGGTGCGATCCGACGGCCGCATCACCGAACCCATCGCTGCCGAGGCGCTGCGCCGGGAAGGCGTCGACGAGCTGGGCCTCGACCGGCTCGACCGCGCGTTCCTGCGCACGATCGTCGAGCAGTATCGCGGCGGCCCCGCGGGCATCGCAGCGATCGCGGCGACGCTCACCGAAGACGCGGAAACGCTCGAAGACGTCGTCGAACCCTATCTGCTCAAGGAAGGCTTTGTGACGCGCACCGCAAGCGGTCGGCGCGCGACCACCGCGGCGTACCGCCATCTCGGCATCGCCGCGGGCGCCGGCGCACAAGATCGGCTGCTGTGA